CCCGGCGTCAGGCTCTCGCCGACTGCCAGTGAGCCAACCAGCGCACCGTCCGATTCCGCCACCCACATCTGGCCACCCAGTGCCACATAATAGCTGGCGGGGTGGGCCAGTTCGGGAAATTCCTCATCTACGAAGTGACAATTGTCATAATCGGCAAAAATCTCGGTGATCAGAAGCTTGAGTGCCGGGCCATCCTCATCGGTGGCAGGGCGAATGAACGTATAGCTCATGACTGGCTCTTTCGTTGCAGGCAGAGGGAAGCGGGTCGGAACTCAGCGATAGATCGCGAGTCCAAGGCCGTTTCTGCGGGCTTCGTCCACGATTTTGGCCAGTGCCGGATCGCGCGTCTCGCCACGCACTTCCAGAATGCGGGTCACGGTGATGAAGCTGCAATCGATCGCTTCGAGCGCCTTCTCAGCCTCTTCCTGCGCGGTACGCGGATGGTCACTATCAATGCAGACCACGAAGTTGCGACGCTGTGCTTTGGTTTGGGGTGGTTTTGGGGCCTCGCTGGCCCGCCCCTGAATACAGAAAATCATGCCATCTCTCTTCAAGACATTGGATCTGCCCACTCATAGTCGGCAGAAACGCGTCTGTCGAGAGGCTATCTTTGTCCAGGAGCAACTGGACGGCTCCAAGGATGCGCGAAAAAGCCTAGCAGACTTCCTTCTGCGCCCAGCTCATACGCTTGCGATAGATCGTTGAAGGGCTGATCTCCAGAGCAGCAGCCGCGCGTGAGATGTTGCCGTTAAAATGACTGAGAGCCCCTTCGATAATCTGCTTTTCCTGCATCCAGAAGGGCTCGATACTCTCCGCCATCACCGATCCGATATCGCGCAGGTTGGAAATGGCGTGATCCAGATCGCTTTCATAATGCTCGTCGCTATGCATCAGATCAGGCAGGAAGTCGGCTTCGACAATCATCCCGTCATACATCACTGTCAGTCGGCGAATGATATTCTGCAACTGTCGCACATTGCCCGGCCAGCGATAGGCCTTGAGCATATGTTCAGCCTCGGTGCTGAACAGAGCAAAGGCCTTGCCTTCCTCTTGCGCATACTGCGTCAGGAAGGATTGGGCCAGCGGCATAATGTCCCCGCTGCGTTCGCGCAAAGGCGGCAAATGGATCGGCAAGACATGCATCCGGTAGAACAGATCTTCGCGGAACCGACCCGCACGCACTTCCTCGACCGGATCCCGGTTGGTGGCAGCGACAAAGCGGATATCGAGGGAGATTTCCTCATGCCCTCCGACCCGGCGCAGGGTGCCTGTCTGGATCAGGCGTAGCAACTTGGCTTGCAGATCATGGGGCATTTCGCCGATTTCATCCAGAAACAGCGTGCCGCCATCGGCCAGTTCAGCAGCCCCCTTGCGGTCTTCGGTGGCGCCTGTGAATGAGCCGCGCATATGTCCGAACAATTCCGATTCCATTAGATCGGACGGAATGGCTGAGCAATTGATGGCGATGAAAGGGCCTTCGCCACGGCTGGAGCGCGTATGCAGCGCTTGCGCACAGACTTCCTTGCCCGTGCCGGATTCACCTGTGATGAAGACCGGCGCTTTGGAGGCGGCAATCCGCAGGATCTGGTCATAAACTCCCTGCATGGCGGGAGACTTGCCGATAAAGCCTTCAAAATCGCGCATCGCTTCCGAGTTGTCCTGCACGGAAATCGGTTGCCCATTGGAGACATGCAAAGCGGTCTCTGCTGTTGCAGGCGCCTCTATGCGTGTTGGATGGGGCGCTGGGCGGTGTTGGGCCAGCAATTCGGTCAGCCGGCTCGCCAAGGCGGCGGCGCTCACTGGGCGGGCGACGAAATCATGGGCACCAGCTTGCATCGAGGCAACCGCGCGTGACACCGAACCATTCTCGCTCAAGGCCAGCAGCAGCATGTTGGGATGACGGCTTGCAAGGCGCGACAGGCTTTTGAGGTCTTCCTCGTCATCGAACGTGACAAGGGCGCAGCTCGGCTCCATGAGGAAGGTCGCCGGGGCCTTGTCGTCGAAGATCTGAAAATCACAGGGCTGCATCAACCGCTCTTCCAGCATGCTCGACAATCGCTCGTTGATCATGCGGCGGAAGGCGGGGTCAGAACTGACAACGGCAATGCGGACGGAATTGGCATCCGCGTGTCCTGATAACATGATGGTGGCGCCTTTCTAAAAACTACTTACGACGCCATGTTGCTCAAACAGGGTAAACAAAGTCTTTGCAAATCGAAATCTTTACCAAAGAAGCCTCGAAACCAATGCAGAATGCGAGGGTTTTACGCTGTTTTTGTCCAAAAACAGCAAAGACGCTTCCCGTGGGAAACGCCTTTGCATAAGTTCGCCACCTAACATGCCCTAACGGCATTAGGCCAATTGTGCGGGGAAACCGGCTTCCTCGATTGCGGCGCGGATGGCTTCCGGTTCCGCAGAGCTGGTGACTTCCACGGTGCCTGATTCCAGATCGGCATTGACGTTAACTGATCCGTCAAGCGCGGTCAGCGCTTCCTTGATGGATTTAACGCAACCGCCGCAAGCCATTTCCTGTACTGTCAATTTGATCATGCTCTTTGTCCCTGACATCTGGGTGCTTCGATGAACGCTCACTATAGGCCCGGCGTGCCCGATTTGACAATCAGGGCTGTGCCCAACCCACCGGCCGCAGCAATGGCTGCCAGACCGACACCATTCTGCCTTTGCAAGTGATGAAACAGGCGCACAGCCAAAACCGCGCCTGATGCACCAATGGGATGGCCGCGCGCCAGCGACCCGCCAAATGGATTGACGATGGCCGGATCGATACCGGCTTCACGCTGGCAGGCAATCGCCTGTACGGCAAAGGCCTCCATAATTTCGGCAATCGTCAGATCGCCGGTCGATAACCCCGCCTTGGCAAGGCTTTCCCGGATGGCAGGCACAGGGCCAAGGCCTGGCATGTCAGGCTCTCCGCCCACTGTCGCTCCCGCCAGCAATTCGGGCAAAGGGTGAGGGGCCTTTTTCGCCACCCGCTCGGAAACCAGCACGACGAAGGCCGCCGCATCGGCTGCCACACACATATTGGCGCTGGTGATACTACCGGCGATCACCGGGGAGCGGTCACATAGCCGCTGGCTCAGTTTGCGGCCAAACGGATCATGGGCAAGCTCAGCGATCGGAACGATCTCGCAAGCGGCTTTGTCTTGTGAAGCCAGTGCCTTGGCATGGCTGTGGATAGCCCAATCATCCTGTTCAGCGCGGGAAATGGAGAGCCGCTGAGCCAGCTGATCAGCAGCAACCGCCATATTGGGGTCCCGTTCTGGCCATGGGGTGAAGGGGGCCTGATCATAGGGCCGAGGCTCGGAACCATCGGCAAAGGTGTGGGAGCGAAGTGGACGGCGGGAATAACTCTCCACGCCCCCGGCCACCACCACATCATGCTGGCCTGAGCGTATCATCGCGTCCGCCAGCAGCAGGGCATCCAGACCACCACAGCATTGCCGATCAATGCTCAGGCCGCCGATCCGTTCCGGCAGGTCGCTGGCCAGGGCCACCAATCGCGCCGGGTTGCCCCCAGCCCCCAGTGCATTGGAGACAATGATCTCACCCACGTCCGAAGTGTCCAGCCCTGCATCGGCCAGCACCGCCTTGACCACAGGCACGGCCAATTGATGCGGCAACAGATCGGCAAAAGCGCCATGGCGCGGCGACACGGCACTGCGTCTGGCGGCCATCAAGTAGCTCTTGCTCATGGTCGCTCCTTCGCCAAAATACCCTCAAGCCATTCAGACAAGGCGAGAAGATCCGGCTTGCCTGCTGGCAGCAGGGGGAGATGATCGATGAAATGAACCGCTTTGGGCGTTGCCAGAGGTCCCAAAACCGCACGACATTGCGCTTGCAAGTGAGTGGCTAACGGATCGACATGCGTGCCAGCATCCTCGCCATCGCTGGCCGCGCTCGGTGTGCGTTCGACAATCGCCATCACCACGTGACCGCGATGCTTGTCCGGCACCGCGAGGGCCGCACAGATCCGAACCGACGGATTCGATTGCAACACCGCTTCGACATCTTCCAGAAAGACATTTTGATCGGCCACCGTTACCATGCGGCTTTTCCGGCCTTTCAGGAACAGGAAGCCATTGGCATCAAGCGATCCCATCTCGCCGACGGTCAAATATCCATCCCGCCAGAGCGTGTCGCGGCTAGACCCCGCCTCATAGCCATCAAACAGATAGGGGCTCTTGATCCATATCTCGCCGATCTGGTCGGGCGCTGAAAGCACGGCCCCGTCAGCATCCCGTATCTGAACATCAACACCGGGATAGGCCTTGCCGACCGAGCCAACCGGTGTTTCCTTGTTCGACAGGGTGATCAGGCTGGTTTCCGATGCGCCATAAAATTCCAAAATTTGCCCATTGGGGCAGAGTGCCTCCAAACCGGTTCGGCAATCCGGGTCCAGCTTGCCGCCGCCGCTCCAGATCAGTTTCATTGCGGGCAGGGTGATCTGTGCGATCTTTGCCCCTTCCAATAGCAACCGCAATTGCGAAGGGGTCGCATACAGCACCGCGCTTTGCGCTTGTGCCAGAGCCACTGCCTGATGGCGCGGCGTGAGGCCGGTGAGCACATCGACACCGCCGCCCACCTCCAGTCCTTCAAGGATGCCATAGAGTGTGAGGGAGTGGCTAAGAGCGCCTAGAACCGCATAGGGGTCCTGCGCGGAGAGATGAAACAACGAGCGGGTCTTGCGAAAGGTTCGGATCCAGGACGCAGCCGTCCGACGGATCGTCTTGGCCTTGTCGCTTGAGCCCGAGCTCTGGCAATAGAGCATTTGACCACCGCCTGCTTTGCTCTTGCCCCAATCTTCATAGCCTGCATGACCAGCAAGGATTGAATGCCCATCCTCAAGGCACTGCCGCAGCAGGGCAATGTCGCGTTCAACATCAGCCCGCCCACTGGCAAGCCGGATCATGCCGTCATCAGCGCGTTGAAAAGTCTCGTTACTCAAGGGGGCTCCTGTCACAAGGCAATTGCCATAAAGCAAGTGCAATCGAACCCTATCGGGGGGATTGCTGCCAAGTCAATTCTGCCTAAATGATAAGTCTGCGCCCCAATGGGGTGAGCTATGCCAGTTTTGCGGTGCTGATGGAACAAAGCTTGGTTGCTGTTCAGGTGAAAAAAGGCGCATATTGGCCCTCAATCAACATCAAGACGGAAAGACTGAAGCTATGAGCGACAAGACGGTAGCCATTGCATTTGGCGGCGGCGGGGCGCGCGGCCTGTCCCATATCTGGGTGATGGAAGCGTTCGATGAACTGGGCGTGACGCCCGTCGCCGTGTCCGGCACCTCGATCGGTGCCATTGCCGCGGCCTGTTATGCGTCCGGTATCAGCGGGGCAGAGTTGCATGACTTCAGTTTGCGGGTCTTTGCCAACAGGACAGAAGTCCTGTCTCGCGTCTGGCAGAATCGCCCCAAAAGCTTTTCCGATTTCTGGTCAAACTCCTCGCCGGTCGGTGCGTGGGTGCAGTTCGATCCGGAATGGATTGCCGAAGCTTTCTTTCCCAAAGAGATCAAACGGCGTTTTGAAGACATGCTGTTCCCAGCGAGCCTGTCGGCAACCGATTATTTTTCCGGTGAGGAAGTGGTGTTGAAGGAAGGTGCGGTGCTGCCTTCGCTTGCCGCCTCCATGGCCATTCCCGCCATTTTTCGACCCGTTACCCTGAATGGAAAGCTTCTGGTCGATGGTGGCTGCGTCAATCCCATGCCCGTCGATCACGTTCGCGCCTTGGCCGATATCGTGGTGGCGGTGGATGTGGTTGGCCTGCCCAAGACCCCGGATGAGGGCAAGTTGGGGGCGTTTGAGATGGGGTTCGGAGCGTCACAGATCCTGATGCAGACCATTCAACGCGAAAAAATGCGCCATGACCGGGTTGATCTGCTGGTTCATCCGCGTATTGGCGCCTTTCGGCCCCTTGATTTTCTTAAGGCAGACGAAATCCTCAAGGCGAGCGAACAAACCAAGGAGGATGTCAAACACGCCCTTGACGCCATGCTGAGCCATTAACGCTTTCTGCAGGCAAATCACCGCTAAGGAATCGATAACACTTCCGCGAGGCGTCGTTGCTTTTGCTCATTCTGTGATATGGTGTGGTGATCCGTATAATCACATAAAGTGGGCATAATGTTGAAACGAGACAGACGACTGGCAGGACTGCTGGCCATTGCGACCATGGCGGCCAGCTCGTTGCCGGCCGTGGCCAGTACGAACAAACCGACTCATCAACATACGTCGACCTATGCAGGGCAGGAAAACCGCGCCATTAAAAGCCTGTCAGAAGAGGATATTGCCCAGTTGCAGCGTGGTGCCGGCTGGGGATTGGCAAAGGCCGCGGAGCTGAATGGTGTTCCCGGTCCTGCTCATCTGCTGGAAATGCAGAAAGACATCACGCTGACGCCCGAACAGATCGCGGCTCTTCAGCGCCTGTTTGACGAGATGAACGAAAAGGCAAGGCTGCAGGGCGCGACCTTGATTGATCTGGAACGGGAACTGGAAACGCATTTTCGGTCCGGCAACATCACAGATGCCATACTCAAGGACAGTCTGCATCGGATCGCAGAAGCGCGTGAGAGCCTGCGATACATTCATCTCTCAGCCCATTTGAAGACACCCGCCATCCTGACAAAACAGCAGATCGCGCTTTACAATACGCTGCGTGGATATGCCAAGGATGATCCATGCAGCTCCGTTCCAAAAGGCCATGATCCGGCCATGTGGAAGAAGCACAATGGTTGCCAATAGGCCAGCATAGAGATGATGCTGATGCTCATGCTATTGCAAAGGGGCAAAGGGGCAAAGGGGCAAAGGGGCAAAGGGAATGAGGGGAAAGCGCCAGACTAGTCGCGGGCGATGATCTCGCGGCCCTTGAGGGCGGGCATCTGACCGGCAAGGCCGGTTTTGCGGCGGGCCAGAAAGCGTGGGCGGCGGGCAGAAAACTGCGCATGTGGCCGCCTTGGCTGCTGTTTGGCCACGGACAGCCCGGAGAGGGATGTATCATTGGATTCTGCGGCAACATAGTCACCAGAACCAAGCGGCTGATGCAGCATGGTCAGATCATACCGGCGCGACCAGCTCTGCCAGTCAATGGCAATATCCTCAAGGTCGGTCGACACCGCCACCGGAACCGAAAGGCTTGGATCCTTATGCACCAGTTCAAGGATGCAAACCAGCGGATTGCCCTCGCGATTGCCCACGACGAAGCGCGCACCAATGCCTTGATAATAGCCCATCGGCACTCGCACGATTAGCGGCAGACCACAGGTCAGCGCGCATTCCACAAGGGCGTGGTCGCTTTTGATCTGCACCATACCGGAGCGGCTCTCACCAAACAGGATGGCTTGCGGCAAGCCGGTCAGCGTGGCTGCCTTCTTGCGGATCTCTGATGTCTGGAAAAATTTCTTGAGATTGTGGGGGTCGATCCGGGCCGACCCCTCAACCTGATAGGAAATGGCTTGTGTGTATTTATGATTGTCTTGACGCCTCACGTGCCTTCTCCTGCGAGCCCCATTTTCGGGTGCTTCTTTCTGTATGCGCTCACTCTAACAGGCAGGCTTCGCTATTCTCTTAAGCGGCAGGGTTAAAAAATCGTGATATATTATAGGGTTAGAGATTGGTTACCAGATGTTGGCCTTCATCTTTTGCTAACCACGCCCTCATTGCCCACAAGCAGAGGCTTCATGCCTTTTTGCTTGCCCCCATGGGCAACAGGACCTAAGTGTTAGGGATGTGAATGATGCAGCATGGAGCCAGCTATCCGGGTCAAGTCGGGACAGTCTGGGGCCGAACTGACCATGCAAGCAGCCGAGCCGGAAGAGATGGCGCACGATCTGTGCCGCCTCCGGCCTGACCCAGTTTATGATTGTTAGAAGCGATATGTCCGATTTACTTGATCAATCCATCATCCTCGACCGGGCTCAACATCTGGTGGAAGCCGCGCTCAAGGCGGGCGCAGATTCTGCTGATGCTGTGGCCGCACGGTCAGCCTCCAGCTCCGTTGGTTATCGGGATGGCAAGTTGGAAGAGAATGAGCATTCCGAAAATGACTCCATGGCCCTGCGCGTCTTCATCGACGGTTGCAAGGCATCGATCTCGACCAACACGACCTCGGATCCGGACATCCTGAAAAACCTTGCCGAACGGGCCGTCGCCATGGCGCGCCTGTCGCCACCTGATCCATTTGCCCGTTTGGCCGCCCGAGACATCCTGCTCTCGCCGGAACTGATCGCTGACAGACTGGACCGACTGGATCCGGTCGATCTGACCATTCCCAGCACTGAAGAGTTGGCTGCCATGGCGCAAGGTGCCGAAGAAGCCGCCTTGGCAGAGCATGGTGTCAGCAAATCCGGAGGCGCCAGTGCCGGGCATTTTCTCGGTGGCATGGTGTTGGCGACATCGCACGGTTTTGTGGGCTCCTATATGTCTTCGCGCATTTCCTTCTCCACCACCGCCATTGCGGGTACGGGTACGCAAATGGAGCGAGACTATTCCTTCTCCACCGCCGTGCATCGCGAAGATCTCAAGTCGCCTGCCCATGTCGGTCGCCGTGCAGGGGAGAGGACGGTTGCCCGTCTCAACCCCGCCAAGGTCGAAACCGGCACCTATGATGTGATTTTCGAGCCGCGCGTTGCGGGCACCTTGCTTGGTCATCTGGCCGGAGCCATCAATGGCTCGGCGGTGGCCCGTCACACCTCGTTCCTCAAAGACAAGCTCGGCCGCCGAATTTTCCCAAAAGGGCTCAACATCACCGACGATCCGACCATGGTGCGGGGACTGGGCTCGCGCCCCTTTGATGGCGAAGGGGCCGATTGCCTGCCGCTTGATCTGGTGGCCGATGGCTATCTCAACCAGTGGATCCTCGACAGCGCCACGGCAGCCGAGTTGGGCATGAAAACCAACGGCAGGGCTGCGCGATCCGGAGCCAATCCCTACCCCTCGACCACCAACCTGACCCTCCAGCCGGGAAGCCAGAGCCAGGAAGACCTCATAGCAGGCGTCAAGAATGGCGTCTTCATCACCGATTTGATTGGCCACGGGGTCAATGGTGTCACCGGCGACTATTCCCGCGGGGCGTCGGGCTTCCGGATCCGTGACGGGCAACTGGCCGAATCCATTTCCGAAATCACCATCGCGGGCAATCTGATTGACATGTTTGGTCGGATGGTGCCTGCCGACGATTTGAAATTTGAAAGCGCCGTCAGCGCCCCATCTGTTCTGATCGAGGGCATGACGATTGCGGGCCGCTAAGGCCAAATAGTCTTTGGGAAAGGTGTCACAAGTGACCATCAAGCCAACCAGTGAAGATCGGGACGATCTCGCTCTGCTCGAAACAGCCGCAAGAGAGGCCGGTGCGATCGCGCTTGGCTATTTCAAGGCCGATCCACAAGTCTGGACCAAAGGCAACAGCAGCCCTGTGACCGAAGCCGACCTTGCCGTCGACAAATATCTCCACAAAACCCTGATGGCGCGCCGCCCCGACTATGGCTGGTTGTCCGAAGAGAGCGAGGACGACAAGAGCCGCTTGCAAAAAGATCGGGTCTTTGTCATCGATCCGATTGACGGCACCCGCGCCTTCATTGATGCCGGCACCGAATGGACCATCTCGCTGGCTGTGGTCGAGCGGGGGCGTCCGGTGGCTGCCGCTCTGTTTGCCCCGGTGCGCGATGAAATGTATTGCGCCCACTTGAATGGTGGGGCGACGCTGAATGGGGAGACACTGGTCTGCCCGGACCGCAAAAAGCTGCTGGGTGCCCGCGCAGCAGGTCCCGGCAGTGCCATCCGCAAGGGGCCTTTGGCCCGTGCAGGCGTCGAGTGCCACGACTATATTCGGTCGCTCGCCTACCGCATTGTCATGATCACCACCGGAGCCCTTGATCTGGCGCTTGCCCGTGAACATGCCAATGACTGGGATCTTGCCGCCGCCGACCTGATCGTCGAAGAGGCCAAAGGCCAGCTGCGCGACAAGAATGGCAGCCATTTGCTGTATAATCAGCCCCAGACGCGCCATGCCAGCCTTTATGCGGCCAATGCCCATTTGGGCGAACTGGTTCAGCCAATGATGGCGCGCCTGTCCTTCCCTGTGCGCCGATAACGCCCTGAAATGGCACAACAAGGGTCTACTTTCGACGGAGAAACAGCCTTTGTGCTGAAAATCCCGTTCTCTGCACTGGTTCTTGCGGCATTTTGCCGTTACAGAACAGGAATTCTGAGGATCATCAACTTTAGCGGAGAGAGACGATGGCGCAAGAACAGCAGAAGCAACTCCTGCATCTCGTATTTGGTGGTGAATTGAGCAGCCTTGATGGATTGGACTTCAAGGACTTGGACAATCTCGATATTGTTGGCATCTACCCAAACTATGCCACCGCCTATGACGTCTGGAAATCCAAAGCCCAAAGCACGGTAGACAATGCGCATATGCGGTACTTTGTCGTCCATATGCACCGCTTGATGGATCCTGAAGAGCCCAAATAAGGCCAACGGACCACAAGGGCCCGGAATCCCGGCAAGCAAGGCAAGAGCTGGCGAGACAAGAGCATGCAAGATTGCCACCACGCCTGTGTATCGGGATAGCCCCACCTTTGGGTAGCCCTTTCATTTATGGACAAATGGTTCTATATGGAAGCTGCATCCATAAGCAAGCGCCACTCAGTCGCAAGACCTTGAAGGTCTCTGCGGCTGTTGTCCCCTTGGGAGACAAACCAAACCGTGTCCGGACTGAAGAAATTAACCCGTTCCAAGACCGTCCTGACGATTGGCGGGTTGGCGATTGCCTATTGGCTCCGTTTTGTCCATGCCACGACGCGCATGGCTGAGGATCCGGCACGACAATATGATGGCATCAAGGACGAGTTTCCTGTCATTGTCGCGCTCTGGCACGGTCAGCATCTGATGGTGCCTTTCATGAGACGCGAAGACTTTCATGTCCGCGCTCTGATTTCCCGCTCTGGCGATGGCCATCTGAATTCCATTGCAGCCCAAAGCCTTGGTGTCGAGGTGGTGCGTGGCTCCGGTGGGCGCAACCGGGCCAAGACCCTTTCCAAAGGCGGAATCCAGGCTCTCAAGAGCCTGATTTCCACACTTGCAGAAGGTCTGAGTGTGGTGATGACGGTCAATGTCCCCAAAACGGGCGCTCGTGAATGCGGCATGGGTGTGATCACTCTGGCAAAAATGTCTGGACGACCGATCGTTCCGGTTGCCTATGCTTCCTCCCGATATATCGAGCTGAACAGCTGGGATCGTGCCGTCATCAATCTGCCTTTCAGTCGCGCCGCGTTGAAGGTGGGGCAGCCGATCTATGTTCCTCGTGATGCAGACGATGCCGAAATGGAGCGATTGCGCAAAGCGGTTGAAGCTGGGTTGAATGGGGTCACTGAGGAGGCTTACGCCATCAGTGGTACCGCCAAGGGTTGAATATCCTTGCATTTACTGTGGCCTGCATAGGATAGTAGTCGCACATATGGGACATGATGCCCCTGCGACAGGCAGTCGGACATAGCGATACAAACGGGACGAAGAGCCGCTGACTGTGGAAATATCCGCCGAAAAGAGGCTATCAATATATTCCTATCAGCCAAGTCCATTTGAAAGATCCGATTTTTGTGCAAAATTGTACTATATTTGTTGCTGGCCTGAACAAGCGGTGCAAAAGCGGTTTTCCTTCTTGCACGGCAAAGCGTCTTCCAGCAATTGCCATGTTTGATCTTTAACACGGTCCAGAACGACACGAATCGCAGAGTAGAGAACGGACACTTGATGGATTGGTCAGGACGCATTGCCCTTTCAGCATACCGCGCAGCAGGTTATGCCGTCACGCCTTTGACGCCTTTGCTGGTTGCCATCCGCAGTGCCCGCGGCAAGGAAGTCCGGGCTCGGCGTGGTGAGCGTTATGGCAAGTCCAAATTGAAGCGGCCACTGGGACCACTTGTTTGGGTTCATGCAGCTTCGGTTGGTGAAACCAACGCGGTCATGCCGTTGCTCGAACAGATCGTCGAAATGGGCACCAATGTCCTTTTGACCACCACGACAGTGACGTCGGCTCAAGTGGCCGAGCAAAGACTGCCAAAAGGGGCCTTTCATCAGTTCGTGCCTTTTGACACGATGCCTTTCGTGCGCCGTTTCCTTGATCATTGGATGCCGGATCTTGCCTTGTTTGTTGAATCGGAAATGTGGCCCAACATCATGTCCGAGCTCAATCATCGCGATGTCCCACTGATCGTGGTCAATGGCCGTATGTCGGAACGCTCTTTCGAGCGCTGGTCGCGCTTTCCCTTTGCCGTGCGGGAAATGTTTGGCAATGTGCCATTATGCCTGACCCAGAGCGAGGAAGACGGTCAACGCTATGCCCAGCTTGGCGTGTCTCATGTGGAAGTGACCGGCAACCTCAAGTTCGACGTGCCGCCGCCCGCCGCCGATGAAGCCGAACTGACCGCCTTGCGCGCAGCCATTGGCGCACGCCCGGTCTGGATTGCCGCCAGCACCCATCCGGGCGAAGAGCGTGTGCTGGCTCAGGCGCACCGGCGCATGGCTGCCCTCTTGCCCAATATTCTGACGATCATGGTGCCACGCCATCCCGAACGGGGAGAAGAGTTGGAAAAAGAACTGTCCGGCATTGTCAAACGCGTTCAGCGCCGCTCGCAGGACCCCGCCTTGAAGCCGGATACCTCGATTTATCTGTGCGACACGCTTGGTGAGCTGGGCTTGCTCTATCGACTCTCACGAATTGCTTTCCTTGGAGGGTCGCTCATTCCCCATGGCGGTCAGAACCCGATTGAACCGGCCCGCCTTGGCTGCACCATTCTGCATGGCCCCAACACTCAGAATTTTGCCGACATCTATAATGCACTCGATGCTGCTGGTGGGGCCGAGTGTCTGTATGCGGAGCGCGATCTTATTCAGGCACTGTCACGCATGTTTGCTTCCCCGGCAGACGTTCATCGCCGGTCTGAGCTGGCGCGCCAT
This genomic stretch from Cohaesibacter intestini harbors:
- a CDS encoding DUF4170 domain-containing protein, which gives rise to MAQEQQKQLLHLVFGGELSSLDGLDFKDLDNLDIVGIYPNYATAYDVWKSKAQSTVDNAHMRYFVVHMHRLMDPEEPK
- a CDS encoding 3-deoxy-D-manno-octulosonic acid transferase; the encoded protein is MDWSGRIALSAYRAAGYAVTPLTPLLVAIRSARGKEVRARRGERYGKSKLKRPLGPLVWVHAASVGETNAVMPLLEQIVEMGTNVLLTTTTVTSAQVAEQRLPKGAFHQFVPFDTMPFVRRFLDHWMPDLALFVESEMWPNIMSELNHRDVPLIVVNGRMSERSFERWSRFPFAVREMFGNVPLCLTQSEEDGQRYAQLGVSHVEVTGNLKFDVPPPAADEAELTALRAAIGARPVWIAASTHPGEERVLAQAHRRMAALLPNILTIMVPRHPERGEELEKELSGIVKRVQRRSQDPALKPDTSIYLCDTLGELGLLYRLSRIAFLGGSLIPHGGQNPIEPARLGCTILHGPNTQNFADIYNALDAAGGAECLYAERDLIQALSRMFASPADVHRRSELARHALHPFAGALDRTVMALTPFLNPLKINAELQRSGNGADNGH
- a CDS encoding lysophospholipid acyltransferase family protein translates to MSGLKKLTRSKTVLTIGGLAIAYWLRFVHATTRMAEDPARQYDGIKDEFPVIVALWHGQHLMVPFMRREDFHVRALISRSGDGHLNSIAAQSLGVEVVRGSGGRNRAKTLSKGGIQALKSLISTLAEGLSVVMTVNVPKTGARECGMGVITLAKMSGRPIVPVAYASSRYIELNSWDRAVINLPFSRAALKVGQPIYVPRDADDAEMERLRKAVEAGLNGVTEEAYAISGTAKG